Part of the bacterium genome, TCATTTGGCTTTACTTCGACATTGATTTCTCTAAAGGCAAAGGATCAGGCAGTTGCGACGGCAATAACTCCTGAAGCATTCAAAAAGCAGTTAATTAAAATCATGCAAGGCTGGGATAAGCCAATTGAAGTAGTGCTTTACTATGCTGGACATGGTGTGAGCTTGAAGCAAACTGGGTTGAAGGAGAGCCAAGACGGATTCCTCATGCCCCTTGCCCAGAAATGGGATGATGAAAAGCAATTCTTGCCGATCAAAGACTTTATTCGAATTGCGCATGAAACGCTTCCGGAAGAATGCGATCTGGTACTCATCCTGGACTGCTGCCGTTCGACAATGGGTGAAGCCTATTTTGCCTACCCGCCAGTTCCACCGGCTGATGGTAAGCAGAGAAATGTTGCCTTACTCCAAGCGGTACCGGGAGGAATTGGTTCTTTGGATGAGCCTGAGCTGAGCTATACAGAGAACTTAACCAAAGTATTGAGAGAACAGAAAATCGGTAAGATTAAACCTTTGCAGGACAAGACTAGAGAACAGATTAATACGACGAAGGACAAAATCCTATCGGGCGAGATAAAATGGCCTCAAGGAAAAGTTGATATGTTGAGGCAGATGGTGCAGAATGGTGATTTCCGACTGCCAGAATCGCCTAAGTTCTATGTAACCGACCCTGAAAAGGTGCCGACGTTAATTCCGCCGACCTCGCCCATTTCATCGCTTGTTCAACCATTCTTTATGCGAATGGATTCCTTTGCTTCAAGTAGATTCCTTTCGTCCTACTTATCCGATCCTGTAAATGCCATTTTGTGGTCGCATTTATAAATCGCTTTTTTAAAAGAAGGAATATTTGATTAGGATGTTGAATAATTATGATGATAAGTTGCATTGTTTTAACGTATTAATATATTAGAGGCGAAGCTATGATGCAGTCGCACAATAATTAGTGTTCGGTAGCTTTTTGAGATGACTGCTGATATAATGATAAGCAAGAGACTAATCATATTAATATAATCGAAAATGTTTGAGTGATATCCGTTTATGAAGCCGCTTTTTTAGCGGTGGAGTGAGGAGAAAGAATTATGCCATTACATGTTCAGTTAACGCCAGACAAGATTGACCTTGAAGCGGGGAAAAATCAACAGGCGACAGTTACCGTCACCAACACCGAACAACAATTGGTTGAGGTGGAAATTCGTGTGCTGGGTCCCAACAACGAAGTGAATCCTTCTTGGGTTGAGGTCACACAAAAAGAATTTCGATTAATGGCGCCTCCTGCAGTTGGTGGTCCATCTGCAAATGCAGCCGCAAACCCGTTTGCTCCTACTGCCAAAGCCGGTGGCGCCCAAGCTGCCGCTCCCCAGAACGTACGACGAGTTGCTATAACCGTTAAAAACGTAGAAGGACAATCGCTTTCGACAGGACTTCAAAAGATTACGATTCAAGCAGTGAATCGAACAAACGGCGCCCATACCGATCAGGCTGAATTAAGTATCAATGTTTTGGCTGAAAAGGTCGTATCGGGGCCAGTGAACTATGAACTTCACGTTTCGCCTTCAACTCAAAAAATTGGATTACGCGGTAGTGGGATGTTTAACGTCCAGATTACGAACAGGGACAATAAGGTTCCTGCAATTTTTAAGCTTGAATTCGACAACCGCGCACCTGATGATGTCGAAGGGCATTTAGCAACGGAAATGCTTACGGTTCGACCTGGTGAAAAGCAATTGGTTGAGCTGGAAATGATCCCGTTCAAACGTCCCTGGTTTGGTGAAGTCAACACCTTGAGCTTCATCGTCCGTTCACAACAAGTGAATAGTGACGGCAATCCAGTTGGCGATGGCAAGCAACCGCAAATGTCCCAGGGTGCATTGGTATACAAGCCATTTGCTTCAATGGGTTTCGCAAAGCTTGCAAAGATTGGGTTTGTGATTCTTGCAATCATCGTTGCGTTGATGGTTTTCCCTCACACATTGCCTGGGCGCCTCATGATGAGATCTTTTAACAAAATGGGCAGTTCACCTCCTCCTGAGACAACGACCACTAGCACAACCGCATCCGGTGGTACTAATGTTGCCGTTAGCGGCGGTGGAGCCGTGTCAGGTGGTGGCGCCGCAGGTGGAGTCGGTGGCGGGGCTAAACCAGGTGGTGGTGGCGCTAAGCCTAGCAGTGGTGGAAGTGCTGCTGCTGGTGGTGCTGTTGTTGGCGGAGGAATTTCTGTCGGTGGAGGCGCGGGTTTTGGCGAAGTTGTGACACCGCCGTTCGTGGCTCCTAACTATGCAACTGCTAACCCTGGGAGGCCTAGGCCTGTTATGGCGTCGGGGGGAATCGCGACGAACGCTCAAC contains:
- a CDS encoding caspase family protein; the encoded protein is PNTTPPNTTKPNTTPPTPNSHYYAICIGIDFYPLQMLSNAARDANNMSTVLTSFGFTSTLISLKAKDQAVATAITPEAFKKQLIKIMQGWDKPIEVVLYYAGHGVSLKQTGLKESQDGFLMPLAQKWDDEKQFLPIKDFIRIAHETLPEECDLVLILDCCRSTMGEAYFAYPPVPPADGKQRNVALLQAVPGGIGSLDEPELSYTENLTKVLREQKIGKIKPLQDKTREQINTTKDKILSGEIKWPQGKVDMLRQMVQNGDFRLPESPKFYVTDPEKVPTLIPPTSPISSLVQPFFMRMDSFASSRFLSSYLSDPVNAILWSHL